The genomic window TCCTACGCCATGTTTTCAGGCGGCGGCAACAGCTGGGCGGAAGCGCGGATGAAGGAGGGGCAATATGCCCTGCCCGCAGCCGAAGCGGGTGAGCGCCCGGACCTGACAGGACTTTCCTGTCGCTGGAACCCCATTCCGGCCTCCCACGGCAAGGTGGTATCTATCATCGCCGTGCCGGGGCCGTCGCGGGACATGCCGGCATTCCGCCAGCTGGTCATCGACCTCGTCGATCTCGCCGAGCAGGATGCGAGACACGGCCACCCCGTGCCGGAAGATGGGCCGAAACTCGGCTTCGTGCGCGAGGGTCTCGGCCTCGAGGCCCGGGCCGGCGCTGCCTATCACGATGTCTGGGGCAAGACGCGCCGTTCACTGCGCATTCTCGGCGAAAACCTGCTCGTCAATCTTCTCAGCGTGACAAGACTATCGCTCGGGCAGTTCAGCGCCATGCGTTACCGTCGTTCGGTGGCCAGCAACACCGATTTCAGGAAATTCGACGACGGCCTGAAAATGACTGTCGATATCGATATCACGCGGCTCGAAAAAATACGCGCGCGGCTGGAATCGGGCCGCCTGTCGGGGAGCTGTTATTACGGCCTGCACGAGCAGGATGCCGCATTGATGACCTGCATCGTGCCCTCTCCACTTTCCAGGGACCATATGCATTTCGTCGATGGCGCCGATGGCGGATATGCCGCGGCGGCAAGCCGCCTCAAGGCGCAGATACAGGCCGCTGCACCGATCTGACAACGCACCCCTCGTCACGCCGGGGCCCAGGACGCACCACACGCCGATCTTCCGCTAGCTGAAAAAGCTGGAGGACCTGATCCCGGTCTCCGTCGTCGATCCGCTCACGCGGGAAGACCGCTTGAACAGAAAAACCGGCGTCATGCGCCGGTTTCAATGAGGTGATGCTGCCGGACCTTAAAAGGACCGTGGGATCAGGCTGCGGTCTTGCTGCTCTTCTGCGCCTGGCAGTAGATTTCCTCGAGGGAAGAAAGGATTTTCTTCACGGATTCGGAATTGCTGGAATAATAGATGGTCTGCGCATCCCGTCGTGTCTTGACCAGCCGCTGGGCACGCAATTTCGAAAGATGCTGCGAGAGAGCGGACTGGCTGAGACCAACCTGTGAGGCGAGAACACCGACCGGCACTTCCGTATCCACCAGCGTGCACAAGATCATCAGGCGCTTGGGGTTTGCCATTGCTGAGAGCAAGTCTGCAGCCGCGATGCTATGTTCCGACAGAGATTGGTTATCCATACGCTCAAGTCTCCTGATGACAGTCGGAAAGACGGTCATGGTGGCTATAATAGGTGTTCCAAAAGGTGTTTTTATAATTCGGTTGATACGTTGTATATACCTAAATCTTGCTTACATCGTGTCCCTTTCAACGACTATTCTTCACTGGTTTTGCACTAAAGGCATCGTGACCAAATTATTGGCGTTTTGCCTATTTTTTGTGAATTCAATGTTAAATTCATGTATTAGTATCAGTATTTATAAGCAATAAACGATCAAAAGTTGAGCACTGAAATCTTAACGCTTGATGCCGGGTTTCCGGGTCGCAATCTATTACCACCTTAAATTTAGCAACGCTCCAAAGAATCTAGATTAACTTTGCGCAATTTTCTCTAAGTTTGCAATATGATTTTTATTAGTAATTATTTTAATGCATAACTTGTGATGTCAAAAATATTCTTTGCTACCGTGGGAAGGTATAACTTGCGGTATATGGATGTTTCCGGAAAAGCGAAAGGGCTCTCCGCGACGGAAAGCCCTCTCTTTTTTTAACGAAGCGAATCACTATTTTTTGCGGTGACGCGTCAGCCCCGCCACGACTTCATCCGCGGAGATCGTACCGACGATCGCACCGTTATCGACAACGCCGATCGCACCTGAGTGTTTGGACAGTGCATCGAGAATATCGATCAGTGGCGATGATGGACGGGCGGTGGCGGCGACAGCCATCTGGCCGTTGCGTTCGTCCACGCCCCGCTTCATCACGTCAGCCGCCGTCAGCATCGAGATCGGATTCATGTTCTGCACGAAATCCGCGACATAGGGCGTGGCCGGCTCCTTGACGATCTGCTGCGGGGTTCCGCACTGGATGATGTGCCCGCCTTCCATCATGGCGATGCGGTTGCCGATGCGGAAGGCCTCATCGAGATCATGGCTGACGAAGAGAATGGTTTTCTTCAGCCGGCTCTGGAATTCCAGGAGCTCGTCCTGCAGGCGGCTTCTGATGAGGGGATCGAGCGCCGAGAACGGCTCGTCCATCAAAAGAATGGGCGCGCCGGTGGCAAACGCCCGGGCCAGCCCCACACGCTGCTGCATACCGCCGGAAAGCTCTCCCACCTTGCGGTCGGCCCAGGCGGAAAGGTTCACCAGTTCAAGCTGCTCGGCCACCATGCGCTTGCGCTCGGCTTCCGGCACGCCGGACAGTTCGAGCCCGAAGCCGACATTGTCGGCGACATTGCGCCAGGGCAGCAGGCCAAATTGCTGGAAGACCATGGAAACCGTATGCATGCGCAGGTCGCGCAGCGCTTTCGCCGGACAACGATAGGGATCGACATAACCGGACTTGGTCTTCACGCTGACACTGCCGCGCACGACGGGCGCAAGCCCGTTGACGGCCCTGACCAGGGTCGACTTGCCCGAACCGGAAAGCCCCATCAGCACGAGAATCTCGCCTTCGCTGACCGAGAGCGAGGCATTGGCGACACCGAGGACAAGCCCGGTCTCGGCATTAATCTCGTCGCGCGTGCTGCCCTTGTCGATCAGCGGCAGCGCCGCGTCTGGCCGGTCGCCGAAGACGATATCGACATTTCCGAAGATAATGGCGTCACTCATAGATCATCCTCCGTACCGGGAAGGCGGAAAAGCCGGTCGAGAACGATCGCCAGTATGACGATGCAAAGCCCCGCTTCGAAACCCATGGCGATATTGACCGTGTTCAAGGCACGCACCACTGGCACGCCGAGACCATTGGCGCCCACCAGGGCGGAAATGACCACCATCGACAGCGATAGCATGATCGTCTGGGTGAGACCGGCCATGATCTGCGGTGCGGCGAACGGAAGCTCAACCTTGCGCAGCACCTGCGATGGCGTTGCGCCAAAGGCGACAGCCGCCTCCACCAGCGCCGGCGGCGTCGAGACGATGCCGAGGCGCGTGAGCCGCACCGGGGCGGGAATGGCGAAGATGACGGTGGCAATCAGCCCCGGAACCATGCCGAGGCCGAACAGCACCAGCGCCGGAATGAGATAAACGAAGGTTGGGATGGTCTGCATCAGGTCCAGCACCGGGCGCATGCCGGCATAGATCCACTTGCGCCGCGCCGCCAATATGCCGAGCGGTATGCCGATGATCATGCACACGGCGCTGGCGGCGATGACCAGGGCCAGCGTTTCCGTCGTCGCTTTCCAGTATCCGAGATTGATGATGAACAACAGGCCGAGTGCGGTGAAGATGGGCATGCCGACCGAGCGGCGCGTCCAGGCCGAAAGCGCCGTCACGATCGCGACGATGATCAGCGGATGCGGCGCCTGCAGCACATAAAGCAGGGCGTTGATGACGCTTTGGAAAATGAAGGAGAGCCAATCGAAGAAAAAAGCAAGATTGCCGGTCAGCCAGTCGATGGCCTCCTTGGCATATCGGCCGACAGGCAGGCGGTTTTCAGGAGCGCTGAGCCATTCCACGGTAAGAAAAGACCTTTCGTGAATGAGAGCAATTCCAGCAAAAAAGCAGAGCGGTTTTGCGTCCGGAATTGCGCAGACAACAAAGAAACGGAGGATTCCGGTGATCCCGTGTCACCGGAATTGCTCCAATGCAGAACGACGACCGGCAGCGTGTCTGCCGGGCGCGGTGCAGATACATGGCCTTCTATGCGAGGAAAATTCGCGCGCAAGGTCATGCATGGGCATCGTATTTCCCGCTGCATCCGACCTGCCGCGCAGGCCGGGTACAGTCATGCATCGTCTTGCGGCTTAAAGGCCGAGAGCCTTCTTGACGGTGGGCAGGGCATCGGCGCTGCCATCCTTGGTCTTGACGTTGGCGAGCCAGGGCTCGATCGCCGCCGGATTGGCCTTCAGCCAGGCGGTCGCAGCCGCCTCACCCTCGAGACCGTCATTCAGGATCTTGCCCATGATCTCGTTTTCCATGGGCAGCGAAAATTGCAGGTTCTTGAGAAGGACGCCGACATTCGGGCATTCCTCAACATAACCCTTGCGGACATTGGTATGGATCGTCGCGCCGCCGAGATTGGGGCCGAAGACTTCGTCGCCGCCGGTCAGATAGGTCAGCTTGAAATTCGCATTCATCGGATGCGGTTCCCAGCCGAGGAACACGATCGGCTCACCGGATTTTTCGGCGCGGGCCACCTGGGAGAGCATGCCTTGTTCGGAGGATTCCACCACCTCGAAGGACTTCAGTCCGAAACTGTCCTTGGCGACCATGTCGAGGATCAGGCGATTGCCGTCATTGCCGGGCTCGATGCCATAGATTTTGCCGCCGAGTTCGGCGCTATGGGCAGCGATGTCCTTGAAATCCTTGATGCCGAGTTCGGCACCCTTGGCATTGGTCGCCAGCGTGTACTTCGCGCCGGTCAGGTTTTCCCTGAGCGTTTCGACCGATTTGTCTGCACGGTAGGGCGCGATATCACCTTCCATGGTCGGCATCCAGTTGCCGAGGAAGACGTCGATATCCTTGTTTTTCAGGGATGTGTAGGTAACGGGTACGGAGAGAAGCTTGACGTCGGTTTCATAGCCAAGGCTTTTCAGAATCACGGTGGCGGTCGCCGTCGTGGCGGTGATGTCGGTCCAGCCGACATCGGAGAAACGCACCGTGCCGCAGCTTGCCGGTTCGGCGGCAACGGCCGCGCTGAACGTCATGGAGGAGATTGCTGCAGCCAAGGCCAGACAGCGAGTTCTATTTGCAAACATTGTTTGCTCCCTGTTTTTTCGTTCCCTTGCCATTATCAATATCTTCCGGACACAATCAACTCGCGTGCATTTGCGTGCTTTGGCCCCCCGTTTGCGACAAAATCGTGAAAATAACCGCCTTTTCGCCGATCCGATTCGCTGAAAGGTCAGGTTGCGGAAATCTGTGTTTTTCCCTCGATGGCACTTTTCAACCCGCTTTTCCGCAGTCA from Agrobacterium tumefaciens includes these protein-coding regions:
- a CDS encoding DUF3095 domain-containing protein, yielding MIAADEEFLTGLPVFRHFEDVADPALYRALPPGWGLAIADIVDSTAAIGTGRYKAVNMAGAAVISGVSNSLGRHDLPFVFGGDGAAVAVPPHGLPVVRTALSNVQRWVKDDLDLAMRVALVPVEDIRENGFDVSVARFQASEDVSYAMFSGGGNSWAEARMKEGQYALPAAEAGERPDLTGLSCRWNPIPASHGKVVSIIAVPGPSRDMPAFRQLVIDLVDLAEQDARHGHPVPEDGPKLGFVREGLGLEARAGAAYHDVWGKTRRSLRILGENLLVNLLSVTRLSLGQFSAMRYRRSVASNTDFRKFDDGLKMTVDIDITRLEKIRARLESGRLSGSCYYGLHEQDAALMTCIVPSPLSRDHMHFVDGADGGYAAAASRLKAQIQAAAPI
- a CDS encoding ArsR/SmtB family transcription factor, which codes for MDNQSLSEHSIAAADLLSAMANPKRLMILCTLVDTEVPVGVLASQVGLSQSALSQHLSKLRAQRLVKTRRDAQTIYYSSNSESVKKILSSLEEIYCQAQKSSKTAA
- the choV gene encoding choline ABC transporter ATP-binding protein, with the translated sequence MSDAIIFGNVDIVFGDRPDAALPLIDKGSTRDEINAETGLVLGVANASLSVSEGEILVLMGLSGSGKSTLVRAVNGLAPVVRGSVSVKTKSGYVDPYRCPAKALRDLRMHTVSMVFQQFGLLPWRNVADNVGFGLELSGVPEAERKRMVAEQLELVNLSAWADRKVGELSGGMQQRVGLARAFATGAPILLMDEPFSALDPLIRSRLQDELLEFQSRLKKTILFVSHDLDEAFRIGNRIAMMEGGHIIQCGTPQQIVKEPATPYVADFVQNMNPISMLTAADVMKRGVDERNGQMAVAATARPSSPLIDILDALSKHSGAIGVVDNGAIVGTISADEVVAGLTRHRKK
- the choW gene encoding choline ABC transporter permease subunit; its protein translation is MEWLSAPENRLPVGRYAKEAIDWLTGNLAFFFDWLSFIFQSVINALLYVLQAPHPLIIVAIVTALSAWTRRSVGMPIFTALGLLFIINLGYWKATTETLALVIAASAVCMIIGIPLGILAARRKWIYAGMRPVLDLMQTIPTFVYLIPALVLFGLGMVPGLIATVIFAIPAPVRLTRLGIVSTPPALVEAAVAFGATPSQVLRKVELPFAAPQIMAGLTQTIMLSLSMVVISALVGANGLGVPVVRALNTVNIAMGFEAGLCIVILAIVLDRLFRLPGTEDDL
- a CDS encoding choline ABC transporter substrate-binding protein; the encoded protein is MTFSAAVAAEPASCGTVRFSDVGWTDITATTATATVILKSLGYETDVKLLSVPVTYTSLKNKDIDVFLGNWMPTMEGDIAPYRADKSVETLRENLTGAKYTLATNAKGAELGIKDFKDIAAHSAELGGKIYGIEPGNDGNRLILDMVAKDSFGLKSFEVVESSEQGMLSQVARAEKSGEPIVFLGWEPHPMNANFKLTYLTGGDEVFGPNLGGATIHTNVRKGYVEECPNVGVLLKNLQFSLPMENEIMGKILNDGLEGEAAATAWLKANPAAIEPWLANVKTKDGSADALPTVKKALGL